A portion of the bacterium genome contains these proteins:
- a CDS encoding secondary thiamine-phosphate synthase enzyme YjbQ, with the protein MVHTSEISLHMNGNTDIRDITKEVAHIITQSGISDGIACVFVIGSTAGITTVEFEPGLVENDIPRLFEQIASKDAHYDHEATWNDDNGHSHVRASLLGPSLSVPFSGQKLALGTWQQIIVIDFDTRPRQREIVVQLVGE; encoded by the coding sequence ATGGTTCATACATCTGAAATTAGCCTTCATATGAATGGGAATACTGATATTCGCGATATAACAAAAGAAGTTGCACATATTATCACCCAAAGCGGTATCAGTGACGGAATTGCTTGTGTGTTTGTTATTGGAAGTACTGCAGGAATCACTACTGTCGAATTTGAGCCAGGATTGGTCGAGAATGACATTCCTCGGCTTTTTGAGCAGATCGCTTCTAAAGATGCCCATTACGATCATGAGGCCACTTGGAATGACGATAACGGCCATAGTCATGTGCGGGCGTCGTTGTTGGGGCCTTCGCTAAGTGTGCCGTTTTCAGGTCAAAAACTTGCTCTTGGAACATGGCAGCAGATAATTGTGATTGATTTTGATACCCGTCCGAGGCAGCGTGAAATCGTTGTCCAATTGGTCGGGGAGTAG